The Vibrio pomeroyi genome window below encodes:
- a CDS encoding peptide-methionine (S)-S-oxide reductase, with product MEQIYLAGGCLWGVQEFIKYVPGVISTEAGRANGSAQPTENDTTQSDDTQNAYDGYAECVQIEFDPSITSVTVLMEHLFEIIDPYSVNKQGVDVGEKYRTGVYSTDAQHLAEAERYIASREDADRIALEVLPLTKYVASDDIHQHHLSHFPEDHHLCHIPWDLLHKYKS from the coding sequence ATGGAACAAATTTATTTAGCAGGCGGATGCTTGTGGGGTGTGCAAGAGTTCATCAAGTATGTGCCTGGCGTGATCAGCACAGAAGCAGGTCGTGCCAATGGTAGCGCCCAGCCAACAGAAAACGACACAACACAAAGTGATGACACCCAAAACGCTTATGATGGCTACGCAGAGTGTGTGCAGATTGAGTTTGACCCGAGCATCACGTCAGTCACGGTTCTGATGGAGCATCTGTTTGAGATCATCGACCCTTACAGCGTAAATAAACAAGGTGTCGATGTGGGAGAGAAGTATCGAACCGGAGTTTACAGCACCGACGCTCAACACTTAGCAGAAGCCGAGCGCTACATTGCATCACGTGAAGACGCAGACCGAATCGCTCTAGAGGTTTTGCCGTTGACCAAATACGTCGCCAGTGACGATATCCACCAGCATCACCTGAGCCACTTTCCTGAAGATCATCACTTATGCCATATCCCTTGGGATCTGCTGCATAAATATAAATCTTAG
- a CDS encoding polysaccharide lyase 6 family protein: MKKKLISVSIISAFTLAFATGCTTQEKAAPVISAAEQAVPSISEIDRSYLLTSDRLTEVDGNTLDVASEEQVAALKAQFENLKDGDEVVIPNGKYANLGQVTITANDITIKAEQAGSAWITGLIQFELKGDDITLDGLVFTEGGPNERFGAVRMMGNGNTLQNSTFYYFNHDYTYEPDERRSEYPKYLWVSLWGKDGKVINNRFEGKQKRGTLIGVQKDDTSDNHLIANNIFMDQKPNQFNEFDIKEAIRYNGNSWEAIRIGDSKSSQWDSSSKFVNNLMIDMDGERELISIKSGDNTISGNTIFQSTALISLRHGKGNTVENNMILGNGKRLTGGVRIYDEDHVIRNNYIANTRGRDGLIEGNADLRGGIVINTGIIDVANGEQLDQSVKGKELNKQWTPKNITIENNSLVDTEWGIVYGNQSHRVSLFDNAEVEGIYAGVDVAFKHNVVDNSQSPEFVSVRATHDFPLVGATYTDETYVGQVTDSELIESYSVELPKVAVENGMNAYQGEGADVSKLAVVTAETAGPNYVLENTKK; this comes from the coding sequence ATGAAGAAAAAATTAATTTCGGTAAGCATTATTAGCGCGTTTACGTTAGCTTTCGCGACAGGCTGCACGACTCAAGAAAAAGCAGCACCCGTGATCAGCGCGGCTGAGCAAGCGGTACCTTCGATCAGCGAAATCGATCGTAGTTACTTACTAACTAGTGACCGCTTAACGGAAGTTGATGGCAATACACTAGACGTTGCTTCAGAAGAACAAGTGGCTGCACTTAAAGCACAATTTGAAAACCTAAAAGATGGCGACGAAGTTGTTATCCCTAACGGTAAATACGCGAACTTAGGTCAAGTGACGATTACCGCGAATGACATCACCATCAAAGCTGAACAAGCAGGTTCTGCGTGGATCACTGGCTTGATCCAGTTCGAATTGAAAGGTGATGACATCACGCTTGATGGCCTAGTGTTTACCGAAGGTGGTCCAAACGAACGTTTTGGCGCAGTACGTATGATGGGTAATGGCAACACGCTGCAAAACTCAACATTCTACTACTTCAACCACGATTACACGTACGAGCCAGATGAGCGTCGCTCTGAGTATCCAAAGTACCTTTGGGTTTCTCTATGGGGTAAAGACGGCAAAGTGATCAACAACCGTTTCGAAGGTAAGCAAAAGCGCGGTACTTTGATTGGTGTTCAAAAGGATGACACATCAGACAACCACCTGATTGCTAACAACATCTTCATGGATCAAAAGCCGAACCAATTTAATGAATTCGATATCAAAGAAGCGATTCGTTACAACGGCAACAGCTGGGAAGCGATCCGTATCGGCGATTCTAAATCTTCACAGTGGGATTCAAGCTCTAAGTTCGTGAACAACCTAATGATCGATATGGATGGTGAGCGTGAACTGATCTCGATTAAGTCGGGCGACAACACGATCTCAGGTAATACTATTTTCCAAAGCACGGCGCTTATTTCACTGCGTCACGGAAAAGGCAACACGGTTGAGAACAACATGATTCTTGGTAATGGAAAGCGCCTAACCGGCGGCGTCCGTATTTACGATGAAGACCATGTGATTCGTAACAACTACATTGCAAACACTCGAGGCCGCGATGGCTTGATTGAAGGCAACGCTGACCTACGTGGCGGCATTGTTATTAACACTGGTATCATCGACGTAGCGAATGGCGAGCAGCTAGATCAATCGGTGAAAGGCAAAGAGCTTAACAAGCAGTGGACACCGAAAAACATCACGATCGAAAACAACTCGCTAGTCGATACTGAGTGGGGCATTGTTTACGGCAACCAAAGCCACCGTGTAAGTTTGTTTGATAACGCAGAAGTGGAAGGCATTTACGCAGGTGTGGACGTGGCGTTCAAACACAACGTGGTTGATAACTCGCAATCACCTGAGTTTGTAAGTGTGCGTGCAACTCACGACTTCCCATTAGTGGGTGCGACTTACACAGACGAAACTTACGTGGGTCAAGTGACGGATTCTGAGCTGATTGAAAGCTACTCGGTTGAACTACCAAAAGTAGCGGTAGAAAACGGCATGAACGCTTACCAAGGTGAAGGTGCAGATGTGTCTAAACTGGCAGTGGTAACGGCTGAAACAGCAGGTCCAAATTACGTGCTTGAAAACACAAAGAAGTAA
- a CDS encoding LysR family transcriptional regulator encodes MKRFNLNLIYYFIAIYEEGNLTYAAERLNISQPSLSAHLKQLRDEYRDLLFVRKSYTLEPTPVANDLYPIFKQAHKLVSHSLPETHDFEPKECSYTFRIAAMSISSSVTLPQVLDRIQKEAPDCVIEIVNIKEDMATDIREKKIDLVVDLTSAHPTLLSQEVWSDELCIVCSQNHSTIGEQVSLEQYLSEKHVALTHDNYRVNQLSEFHSPIFSERKVARKLNSIADFSETIYNSDWIATFPKSVAKAYFDEEKIKMLDLPFEYTKPSLSVYWHSNRNDDIVNRWLRELFTSEILKLSA; translated from the coding sequence ATGAAACGATTTAACCTCAACCTCATCTATTACTTTATTGCGATATATGAAGAAGGAAACTTAACGTACGCAGCAGAGCGGCTCAACATCTCACAACCCAGCCTCAGTGCTCACTTGAAGCAACTTCGAGACGAGTATCGCGATCTGCTTTTCGTTAGAAAATCGTACACGCTTGAACCTACGCCTGTTGCTAACGACTTGTACCCAATCTTCAAGCAAGCGCACAAACTTGTCTCTCATTCGTTGCCTGAAACACACGACTTTGAACCCAAAGAGTGCAGTTACACGTTTCGAATTGCCGCTATGAGCATTTCAAGCAGTGTGACGCTGCCGCAAGTTCTGGATAGGATTCAAAAAGAAGCACCAGACTGCGTGATTGAAATAGTGAACATCAAAGAAGACATGGCGACCGACATTCGTGAGAAAAAGATCGACCTTGTTGTCGACTTAACTAGCGCCCATCCAACGTTATTAAGCCAAGAGGTATGGAGCGATGAGTTATGTATCGTGTGTAGCCAAAACCACTCTACCATCGGCGAGCAAGTCAGCTTAGAGCAATACCTTTCAGAAAAGCATGTGGCGCTCACGCATGATAACTACCGAGTAAACCAGCTCTCCGAGTTTCACAGCCCAATCTTTTCAGAGCGGAAAGTAGCAAGAAAGCTGAATTCGATCGCTGACTTCTCTGAAACCATCTACAACAGTGATTGGATCGCAACCTTCCCCAAAAGTGTGGCGAAAGCGTATTTTGATGAAGAAAAAATAAAGATGTTAGATCTGCCGTTCGAGTACACCAAACCGTCACTGAGCGTGTATTGGCACAGTAACCGTAACGACGACATCGTAAACCGATGGCTAAGAGAGTTGTTTACCAGTGAGATCTTAAAACTGTCTGCGTGA
- a CDS encoding DUF3332 domain-containing protein, whose protein sequence is MMNRFAKPIIISMSLVTLFGCVGSNAVTGKLMEFNVKAVDNRYARGGLNMLLAPAYGITVAADYIVFNSLEFWTGKNPINKKPHIFDSKVDTYIDVNDQLDDSLTEAPIDPLAKHVIDHSEMKVLNQDEIAIELTYNDGTRATLTGQRFGDEVHYSIDNQVIAKTSLEEMQMYMASAEQSQG, encoded by the coding sequence ATGATGAACCGATTTGCAAAACCGATAATAATCTCAATGAGCCTTGTGACCTTATTTGGTTGTGTGGGCAGCAATGCCGTAACCGGAAAACTAATGGAATTTAACGTTAAAGCCGTTGATAACCGTTACGCTCGTGGTGGCCTAAACATGTTACTTGCCCCTGCTTACGGTATTACCGTTGCCGCCGATTACATCGTATTTAACTCGCTGGAATTCTGGACGGGTAAGAACCCAATCAACAAGAAACCACACATCTTTGATAGCAAAGTTGATACCTACATTGATGTTAATGACCAATTGGATGACAGCCTAACTGAAGCGCCGATCGACCCGCTGGCAAAGCATGTGATTGACCACAGCGAAATGAAAGTACTTAACCAAGACGAAATCGCAATTGAGCTAACCTACAACGACGGTACTCGCGCGACTCTAACGGGTCAACGTTTCGGTGATGAAGTTCACTACTCTATTGATAACCAAGTTATCGCAAAAACAAGCCTGGAAGAGATGCAGATGTACATGGCATCCGCAGAGCAATCACAGGGCTAA
- a CDS encoding DUF3103 domain-containing protein, with protein MKPSFSISMVLATTVVGFQSYANNIDTTDARSLSENSSTQKQSLALQISARYSDLELSLKDQITEKQLSTPIDKLNSDKPYSAFASKMQKADLSYRKMKGINDFSDSVLEIRMADEAMIEAWKNGASPLFAYEPSGDDSNWQYIEAYDVYGQVHELDVYQMPDVPVFIIDSNGSEELKAGLMAMQAEMNKLGTATQINSDAKTTSDSEDSIGSKNSKVQKQTFMGKATRSMTMSEPEPLNTTQLTKIRLAVDQEPWISGKAEIYAIVTGVDSSRVEPQIDLVEMPYLDYDKQTYYPNQTVIFWPRYRWGAADMILMEHDDGTDYKALAKLLVEAAEEILKMIPDPEVQGYAIIAQITGKIIDVIPDGVLVNDDDFVDVYYTLMQNTPYVDRPGAGGNAVASFAPVTISPTE; from the coding sequence ATGAAACCATCTTTCTCTATCAGTATGGTGCTTGCAACAACAGTGGTTGGCTTCCAGTCCTATGCAAACAATATCGACACGACAGACGCACGCTCTCTTTCAGAGAACTCCTCAACACAAAAGCAATCTTTGGCGTTGCAAATCAGTGCCCGCTACTCGGACCTTGAGCTTTCTTTAAAAGACCAGATAACAGAAAAACAGCTGTCTACACCGATAGACAAGCTTAACTCAGACAAGCCCTACTCCGCGTTTGCAAGCAAAATGCAAAAGGCTGATCTTAGCTACCGAAAAATGAAAGGGATCAACGACTTCAGTGACTCGGTGTTAGAGATTCGCATGGCCGATGAAGCGATGATTGAAGCTTGGAAAAATGGTGCAAGCCCACTGTTCGCTTACGAGCCCTCTGGTGATGATTCAAATTGGCAATACATCGAAGCGTACGATGTGTATGGACAAGTTCATGAGCTAGACGTGTACCAAATGCCCGACGTTCCTGTGTTTATTATTGATAGCAACGGATCAGAAGAACTCAAAGCAGGCTTAATGGCAATGCAGGCTGAGATGAACAAACTGGGTACTGCAACACAAATCAATTCCGACGCCAAAACCACCAGCGACAGTGAAGACAGTATAGGGAGTAAAAACAGTAAGGTTCAGAAACAAACGTTTATGGGTAAAGCGACTCGCTCGATGACGATGTCTGAACCTGAGCCATTGAACACCACACAGTTAACGAAAATCCGTTTGGCTGTCGACCAAGAACCGTGGATCTCTGGCAAAGCTGAAATCTATGCCATAGTGACGGGTGTCGATTCAAGTCGTGTAGAGCCACAGATTGATCTCGTTGAGATGCCTTATCTGGACTACGACAAACAGACGTATTACCCAAATCAAACCGTGATCTTCTGGCCTCGTTACCGTTGGGGCGCTGCCGATATGATTTTAATGGAACACGATGACGGCACCGATTATAAAGCATTAGCAAAACTGCTGGTTGAAGCTGCAGAAGAGATCTTGAAGATGATTCCTGACCCAGAAGTTCAAGGCTATGCGATCATTGCTCAGATCACAGGTAAGATCATTGATGTGATTCCTGATGGCGTATTAGTGAATGATGATGACTTTGTAGACGTGTACTACACCTTAATGCAAAACACTCCTTATGTTGATCGCCCGGGCGCTGGCGGAAATGCGGTTGCTTCATTCGCCCCTGTCACCATTTCACCGACAGAGTAA
- a CDS encoding Dabb family protein: MNRTETGMIRHILLIKFKEDAEVSEIEKLKGLFVAMPSKVEGVTSVEWGLNDSPENKNQGYTHSVLMTFADEEGRQNYLPHPEHDALKDVFRPLLDDIIVFDYSL, translated from the coding sequence ATGAATCGAACAGAAACGGGAATGATTCGTCATATTTTGCTGATTAAGTTTAAAGAAGATGCAGAAGTTTCTGAAATAGAGAAGCTGAAAGGACTGTTTGTAGCGATGCCAAGCAAGGTGGAAGGCGTGACTTCAGTCGAGTGGGGGCTCAATGACAGCCCTGAAAACAAAAACCAAGGTTATACCCATTCGGTACTAATGACGTTTGCTGATGAAGAAGGCCGTCAGAACTACCTTCCACATCCAGAGCATGATGCGCTGAAAGATGTGTTTCGTCCGCTTCTAGACGACATCATTGTGTTTGATTACTCCCTGTAA
- the tnaA gene encoding tryptophanase, which yields MENFKHLPEPFRIRVVEPVKRTTRAYREQAIVEAGMNPFLLDSDDVFIDLLTDSGTGSITQRMQAAMLMGDEAYSGSRSYYALSNAVKDIFGYELTIPTHQGRGAEQIYIPVLIKKREMEKGLDRSKMVALSNYFFDTTQGHTQVNCCVAKNVYTKEAFDTSVNADFKGNFDIVKLEEAILEAGAANVPYIVSTITCNSAGGQPVSVANLKAVYEIAQKYDIPVIMDSARYAENAYFIQQREAGYQDWTIEQITRESYKYADGLAMSAKKDAMVQMGGLLCFKDDSFMDVYTECRTLCVVQEGFPTYGGLEGGAMERLAVGLYDGMRQDWLEYRIGQVQYLVDGLEAIGIVCQQAGGHAAFVDAGKLLPHIPAGQFPAHALACELYKVAGIRAVEIGSLLQGRDPVTGEQHPCPAELLRLTIPRATYTQTHMDFIIEAFEKVKENASKVKGLDFTYEPPVLRHFTARLKEVEISEKQAGKKNEQTLEEAF from the coding sequence ATGGAAAATTTCAAACATCTACCAGAACCGTTTCGTATTCGTGTTGTAGAGCCAGTAAAAAGAACGACTCGCGCTTACCGTGAACAAGCGATTGTCGAAGCGGGCATGAATCCGTTTCTACTCGACAGTGATGATGTGTTCATCGATTTGCTGACCGATAGCGGTACAGGTTCAATCACACAACGTATGCAAGCAGCGATGCTGATGGGTGACGAAGCCTACAGTGGCAGTCGCAGTTACTATGCACTGTCGAATGCGGTGAAAGATATCTTCGGCTATGAGCTGACTATTCCGACTCACCAAGGGCGTGGCGCAGAGCAGATTTACATTCCTGTTTTGATTAAGAAGCGTGAAATGGAAAAGGGACTCGATCGCAGCAAAATGGTTGCCTTGTCGAACTACTTCTTCGATACCACGCAAGGGCACACTCAAGTGAATTGTTGCGTGGCGAAGAACGTTTATACCAAAGAAGCGTTCGATACCTCAGTGAATGCCGACTTCAAAGGCAACTTTGATATCGTGAAATTGGAAGAAGCGATCTTAGAAGCGGGCGCAGCCAATGTTCCTTACATTGTGAGTACCATTACTTGTAACTCTGCTGGTGGACAGCCAGTGTCTGTCGCCAACTTAAAAGCCGTGTATGAGATTGCTCAAAAGTACGATATTCCAGTTATCATGGACTCTGCTCGTTACGCTGAAAATGCTTACTTCATTCAGCAGCGTGAAGCCGGTTACCAAGATTGGACTATCGAACAAATCACTCGTGAGTCTTACAAATACGCGGATGGTTTGGCTATGTCGGCCAAGAAAGATGCGATGGTACAAATGGGCGGTTTGTTGTGCTTTAAAGACGACTCTTTCATGGATGTGTACACAGAATGTCGCACCCTGTGTGTCGTGCAAGAAGGTTTCCCAACCTATGGGGGCTTAGAGGGCGGTGCAATGGAACGCCTTGCTGTTGGCCTATACGACGGCATGCGTCAGGATTGGTTGGAGTATCGCATCGGTCAGGTTCAATACTTGGTTGATGGCTTAGAAGCGATAGGCATCGTGTGTCAGCAAGCGGGCGGTCATGCTGCGTTTGTCGATGCGGGTAAACTGCTTCCTCATATTCCAGCGGGTCAATTCCCAGCGCATGCTTTGGCGTGTGAACTGTACAAAGTGGCAGGCATAAGAGCGGTTGAGATTGGCTCGTTATTGCAAGGTCGTGACCCGGTAACGGGGGAGCAACATCCATGTCCTGCAGAGCTATTGCGCTTAACCATTCCACGCGCGACTTACACACAAACCCACATGGATTTCATTATTGAAGCGTTCGAAAAAGTGAAAGAGAACGCAAGCAAAGTGAAAGGGCTCGACTTTACCTATGAACCGCCAGTGTTAAGACACTTTACTGCGCGCTTGAAAGAGGTAGAAATAAGCGAGAAACAAGCAGGAAAAAAGAATGAACAAACGCTCGAAGAAGCATTTTAA
- a CDS encoding transporter, with the protein MELNTLIVGIYFLFLIAIGWMFRTFTSTTSDYFRGGGNMLWWMVGATAFMTQFSAWTFTGAAGKAFTDGFAVAIIFIANAFGYLMNYLYFAPKFRQLRVVTVIEAIRMRFGKVNEQVFTWSGMPNSVISAGIWLNGLAIIASGIFGFDMTTTIILTGLVVLIMSVTGGSWAVIASDFMQMVIIMAVTVTCAVVAIYHGGGVTQIVSDFPTDSFITGDNLNYMSIFSIWAVFIFLKQFSITNNMLNSYRYLAAKDSNNARKAALLACVLMTLGPIIWFMPSWFMAGQGVDLAAAYPEAGSKAADFAYLYFVQEYMPAGMVGLLIAAMFAATMSSMDSGLNRNSGIFVKNFYEPILRPKATEKELMVVSKLTSTFFGIAIILVALFINSLKGLSLFDTMMYVGALIGFPMTIPAFCGFFIRKTPDWAGWGTLVVGGVVSYFVGFVITADMIQNWFGLNELTGREWADLKVAIGLIGHIVFTAGFFVLSTLFYKPLAEHREKDVDKFFNNLATPLVAESNEQKKLDNKQRRMLGSLIAVAGVGVMTMFVLPNPMWGRMVFVLCGLIVFSVGLLLVKAVDDKVEKQDEVTPAES; encoded by the coding sequence ATGGAACTCAATACCCTGATAGTTGGCATCTATTTCCTATTCTTAATTGCGATAGGGTGGATGTTTAGAACGTTTACAAGTACGACAAGTGATTACTTCCGTGGGGGAGGTAACATGCTGTGGTGGATGGTAGGTGCAACAGCATTTATGACCCAGTTCAGTGCGTGGACATTTACCGGTGCCGCAGGTAAAGCTTTTACCGATGGTTTTGCGGTAGCGATTATCTTCATTGCTAACGCGTTCGGTTACCTAATGAACTACCTTTACTTCGCTCCGAAGTTCCGCCAACTGCGTGTTGTGACGGTAATTGAAGCGATTCGTATGCGTTTTGGTAAAGTGAATGAGCAAGTATTCACTTGGTCTGGTATGCCAAACAGCGTTATCTCTGCAGGTATCTGGTTGAATGGTCTAGCGATCATCGCATCGGGTATCTTCGGCTTTGATATGACAACAACGATTATCCTTACGGGTCTGGTTGTACTGATCATGTCAGTGACGGGTGGCTCTTGGGCGGTAATCGCATCTGACTTTATGCAGATGGTTATCATCATGGCAGTAACGGTGACATGTGCAGTCGTTGCTATTTACCACGGTGGCGGTGTTACGCAGATCGTTAGCGACTTCCCAACAGATTCGTTCATCACGGGTGACAACCTTAACTACATGAGCATCTTCAGCATCTGGGCTGTGTTCATCTTCTTAAAGCAGTTCAGCATCACCAACAACATGCTTAACTCTTACCGCTACCTTGCTGCGAAAGATTCAAACAACGCACGTAAAGCCGCTCTACTTGCATGTGTACTAATGACGCTTGGTCCAATCATCTGGTTCATGCCTTCTTGGTTCATGGCAGGTCAAGGTGTTGATTTAGCAGCAGCTTACCCTGAAGCTGGCAGCAAAGCCGCTGACTTCGCTTACCTGTACTTCGTTCAAGAATACATGCCTGCTGGTATGGTTGGTCTTCTGATTGCCGCTATGTTCGCAGCAACCATGTCTTCAATGGATTCAGGTCTAAACCGTAACTCAGGTATCTTCGTTAAGAACTTCTACGAGCCGATTCTTCGCCCTAAAGCGACAGAAAAAGAGCTAATGGTTGTTTCTAAACTAACGTCTACTTTCTTCGGCATCGCGATCATCTTAGTTGCTCTGTTCATCAACTCTCTTAAAGGTCTGAGCCTTTTCGACACCATGATGTACGTGGGCGCATTGATCGGCTTCCCAATGACGATTCCAGCATTCTGTGGCTTCTTCATCCGTAAAACACCGGATTGGGCAGGTTGGGGCACGCTAGTTGTAGGTGGTGTGGTTTCTTACTTCGTAGGTTTCGTTATCACTGCTGACATGATCCAAAACTGGTTCGGTCTAAACGAGCTAACAGGCCGTGAGTGGGCTGACCTGAAAGTAGCTATCGGCCTTATCGGTCACATCGTATTTACTGCTGGCTTCTTCGTACTATCAACACTGTTCTACAAGCCTCTTGCAGAGCACCGTGAGAAAGACGTAGACAAGTTCTTCAACAACCTAGCGACACCATTGGTTGCTGAAAGTAACGAGCAGAAGAAATTGGATAACAAGCAACGTCGTATGTTGGGTTCACTTATCGCAGTTGCAGGTGTGGGCGTAATGACAATGTTCGTACTGCCTAACCCAATGTGGGGACGCATGGTGTTCGTTCTTTGTGGCTTGATTGTATTCTCTGTTGGTTTGCTGCTTGTTAAAGCGGTAGATGACAAGGTCGAAAAGCAAGACGAAGTAACACCAGCTGAAAGCTAA
- a CDS encoding LysR family transcriptional regulator translates to MDINLDIQNILVIKRMYELRNVGLVAESLGKTAGAISKNLSKLKTQLNDPLFIQTKHGFEPTTFVEANIENFEQILSSIEAIKHQEFSPESYRGNIKIYANTLFWERFGSKLYFALSKEAPNAHYSFVRWGSNTRNQLIDGEEAIAVHYFDETLPQSISQMDFGKGKVVFFVRDDHPAKDFESLANYPTVLFKTPGWNDNKYPILERLRNIGFEINPRADIDHPAMIHDIMLNSDYFGITLSGSVPEGCRSIELPERLTFDVSYVMSCRRSQKDAPLNQWLFQMLKSTLKNKQA, encoded by the coding sequence GTGGACATCAATCTCGATATTCAAAATATCCTCGTCATCAAGCGCATGTACGAGCTTCGTAATGTTGGACTGGTAGCAGAATCGCTAGGAAAAACCGCCGGGGCGATCAGTAAAAACCTGTCAAAGTTAAAAACACAGCTCAACGACCCACTGTTCATTCAGACAAAACACGGCTTCGAACCCACAACTTTTGTCGAAGCCAATATCGAAAACTTCGAGCAAATACTGAGCAGTATTGAGGCCATCAAACACCAAGAATTCTCTCCAGAATCTTATCGAGGCAATATCAAAATCTACGCGAATACGCTGTTTTGGGAACGTTTTGGATCGAAGCTCTACTTCGCTCTCAGTAAAGAAGCCCCAAATGCTCACTACTCATTCGTGCGATGGGGTAGCAATACCAGAAACCAACTCATAGATGGTGAAGAAGCGATAGCGGTGCACTACTTTGATGAAACCTTGCCGCAGTCGATTTCTCAAATGGACTTCGGAAAAGGGAAAGTGGTGTTCTTTGTAAGAGACGATCACCCTGCGAAAGACTTTGAGTCGCTCGCCAACTATCCGACTGTTTTATTTAAAACACCTGGATGGAATGACAATAAGTACCCAATTCTGGAGCGCCTCAGAAACATTGGCTTTGAAATAAACCCTAGAGCAGATATCGATCACCCTGCGATGATTCACGATATCATGCTCAATTCAGACTATTTTGGAATTACGCTCAGTGGTAGCGTCCCAGAAGGCTGCCGTAGTATAGAACTACCTGAAAGACTCACTTTCGATGTGAGCTATGTGATGAGTTGTCGCCGTTCACAAAAAGACGCACCTTTGAATCAGTGGTTATTCCAAATGTTGAAATCTACCCTGAAAAACAAACAAGCGTAG
- a CDS encoding GTP-binding DUF697 domain-containing protein has protein sequence MFDQIKDFINPSKNPDLTQAHEYQRKHLPTLWLLGKTGAGKSSFIQAVTGDSSVEVGNGFAPCTMTAMSYAFPQDKPVMRFLDTRGLGEADYDPADDLKEIGQAGNALVVVMKADEPEQSAVLTALQQIKKQKKIKHLLLVHTAVLSSSEADRARQIQFNTNQIEKVWGKGFESVAVDFETGDESNNTGAIYNYEALIEQLTNMLPVIGMMVVDKEHSTQEEANFDQVENEVLWYAGSAAASDLIPGVGLVSVPAIQAKMLHSLANQYGVEWNKRVFSELIGTLGSSFALQYGMKLGTRQLIKLIPVYGQTVGAVAAAAMSFGTSYGLGRAACFYFYHKNKGEEVSEQEMQKIYKESLKKGKAASGYEEN, from the coding sequence ATGTTTGATCAAATTAAAGACTTCATTAATCCGAGCAAGAACCCCGATCTCACTCAGGCTCATGAATATCAGCGTAAGCATCTGCCGACCTTGTGGCTGTTGGGCAAAACGGGTGCGGGCAAGTCATCGTTTATTCAAGCGGTCACGGGGGACTCCTCTGTTGAAGTGGGTAATGGTTTTGCGCCATGTACCATGACGGCAATGTCGTATGCGTTTCCTCAAGACAAACCGGTCATGCGATTTCTCGATACTCGAGGTTTGGGTGAAGCCGATTACGATCCGGCAGACGATCTTAAAGAGATCGGCCAAGCGGGTAATGCGCTCGTCGTAGTGATGAAAGCCGATGAGCCTGAACAATCCGCCGTGCTTACCGCTCTACAACAGATTAAGAAGCAAAAGAAGATTAAGCACTTACTGCTTGTTCATACCGCTGTGTTGTCTTCCAGTGAAGCAGACCGCGCAAGGCAAATTCAATTCAACACCAATCAAATAGAAAAGGTGTGGGGAAAGGGATTTGAATCGGTCGCAGTGGATTTTGAAACGGGTGACGAGAGCAACAACACTGGCGCAATCTACAATTATGAAGCCTTGATTGAACAGCTGACTAATATGCTTCCTGTTATCGGAATGATGGTGGTCGACAAAGAGCATTCCACCCAAGAAGAAGCCAACTTTGATCAAGTCGAAAACGAAGTGCTTTGGTACGCAGGAAGTGCAGCGGCCAGTGACTTGATTCCGGGCGTTGGCTTGGTGTCTGTACCTGCAATTCAAGCGAAGATGCTCCATAGTTTGGCAAACCAATATGGGGTTGAATGGAACAAGAGAGTCTTTAGCGAGTTGATAGGTACCTTGGGAAGCAGCTTTGCATTACAGTACGGAATGAAGCTCGGAACTCGACAGCTGATCAAGCTGATTCCGGTTTATGGTCAAACGGTCGGCGCGGTTGCGGCCGCAGCCATGAGTTTCGGCACCAGTTATGGTTTAGGTCGAGCGGCGTGTTTTTACTTCTATCATAAGAACAAAGGCGAAGAAGTGTCTGAACAAGAGATGCAAAAGATCTACAAAGAATCCCTGAAAAAAGGTAAGGCGGCGTCGGGCTATGAAGAAAATTAG